From one Misgurnus anguillicaudatus chromosome 2, ASM2758022v2, whole genome shotgun sequence genomic stretch:
- the LOC129442722 gene encoding uncharacterized protein has translation MAMATQKFLFFVCLMVCGGDIESTSDICTGPYCQRSSRLPDHQGRSPDHQSRSADHQSRYSVYSPRRPAVPYTVIQPQHSRTGSPKENPRTITAEVFNPQGCPGGRCHGSARPTNNDTKECRGADCKLPVQNRQDPRQHPCVGDACNTGSNPGRGRPSFVHMQDRAEQVLGEFPEFGIRGGSSSGIQLTCDIKPDINEVQSEDALVLHFHLGKGQEKLVQQMQGQQAEIKQIQSTLNEQRGALLAQQREILDQQRRMFEQMEEVKAQYSLLLESVKHLSVQGPQGVIESHLEDLQPQTRTYPKEAFNMHKMNMDAGVTDADRPLPGCGSCQADEFCDFSADQPHCEKCTICPSGFFLVAQCSIHADRICQDRDECLEIPGLCKEQNKCLNTPGGFRCSSMSERDAAAGMCGHSYFYNSDMDECQACSECDSQLMASPCSAMSDTVCSNPFETRLSLAWSGDVDVAKGGEFPNIQLRIRGNTDGNLLSCTDGLVVLHQHGLVWVDHNLAMRHGCRSFIQACLRLNASEDESRDLSGMRLEHREGKSLQSTSVSGAAAVEPGHTLVVFLKSASNQCNQENEGVHLQSNLISPFSLIWLSHDTGAVAMTAQAVASAHYHTNYRPAFRMASISDPYMVGLTDDNRGVRFRESGTVKFVLQQSLYSMGQACISEGFYLLAYVNHNGSSAELTRTFKPGVHYRDTSISLSAATTVDSGDMLTFEILAPAQCNVRYFGDDSGISMLSLVWIPSAVSTSLSAIVSRKGLPSGAVRNKALFFLQTTREVPQVTLAGTGALHPHRNFIFREAGTASLALDLRLIHSCSLIKLTLLKQGGTQGAQATPIAQQIGGHMPEGSIWGSVGLRVSFQVQNGTTVFATLDCVRGRINQIAYDAGSSITILWTAA, from the exons ATGGCGATGGCAActcaaaagtttttattttttgtgtgtttaatgGTGTGTGGAGGAGATATTGAAAGCACATCTGATATTTGCACCGGACCATACTGCCAGAGGTCATCCAGATTACCAGATCACCAAGGCAGATCACCAGATCACCAAAGCAGATCAGCAGATCACCAAAGCAGATATTCAGTTTATTCGCCAAGACGCCCAGCAGTCCCCTACACCGTAATTCAACCCCAGCACAGCAGGACCGGCAGTCCAAAAGAAAACCCAAGGACCATCACAGCTGAGGTTTTCAACCCACAAGGATGCCCGGGAGGACGCTGTCATGGATCAGCAAGACCAACAAATAATGATACGAAAGAGTGCAGAGGAGCTGATTGTAAACTTCCTGTGCAAAATCGACAAGATCCCAGACAACATCCCTGCGTTGGAGATGCCTGCAACACGGGATCAAATCCTGGAAGAGGCAGACCGTCTTTTGTCCATATGCAGGACAGAGCTGAGCAAGTATTGGGGGAATTTCCGGAGTTTGGAATTAGAGGGGGGTCGTCATCTGGAATACAGTTAACATGTGACATCAAACCAG ACATAAATGAGGTCCAGTCTGAAGATGCCTTAGTGTTGCACTTCCACTTGGGAAAAGGTCAGGAGAAATTGGTGCAACAGATGCAGGGGCAGCAAGCTGAGATTAAACAAATCCAAAGCACGCTGAATGAACAGCGTGGCGCTCTGTTAGCCCAACAGAGGGAAATACTAGACCAGCAGCGGAGGATGTTCGAGCAGATGGAAGAAGTCAAGGCTCAGTACAGCCTGCTTCTGGAAAGTGTCAAACACTTATCTGTCCAAGGCCCACAAGGAGTCATTGAGAGCCATTTAGAGGATCTCCAACCCCAGACGAGAACCTATCCTAAGGAGGCCTTCAACATGCATAAGATGAACATGGATGCTGGTGTGACAGATGCTGACAGACCTCTTCCTGGTTGTGGATCCTGTCAAGCGGATGAGTTTTGTGACTTCAGTGCAGACCAGCCACACTGTGAGAAATGTACGATTTGCCCTTCGGGATTCTTTCTGGTGGCTCAGTGTTCAATTCATGCTGACCGGATATGCCAG GACAGAGATGAATGCCTAGAAATCCCAGGCTTGTGTAAAGAACAGAACAAGTGTCTCAACACACCAG GAGGATTTCGCTGCTCGAGCATGTCAGAGAGGGATGCGGCTGCAGGGATGTGTGGACACTCGTATTTTTACAATTCGGACATGGATGAGTGTCAAGCCTGTTCGGAGTGTGATTCTCAGCTTATGGCTTCCCCGTGTTCAGCCATGAGTGATACTGTGTGCTCCAACCCTTTTGAAACCAGACTCTCTCTTGCCTGGTCTGGTGATGTTGACGTGGCCAAAGGTGGCGAGTTTCCCAATATACAACTCCGGATCCGAGGGAACACTGATGGAAACCTTCTTTCCTGCACTGATGGCTTGGTAGTTCTCCATCAACATGGTCTTGTTTGGGTCGACCATAATCTTGCTATGAGACATGGTTGCCGCAGCTTTATCCAAGCGTGTTTACGACTGAACGCCAGCGAGGATGAGAGTCGGGACCTGAGCGGCATGCGTTTGGAGCACCGTGAGGGAAAGTCCCTTCAGAGCACGAGTGTCAGTGGAGCAGCAGCAGTGGAACCGGGGCATACGCTGGTTGTTTTTCTCAAGAGTGCCAGCAACCAATGCAATCAAGAAAATGAAGGTGTGCACCTTCAGAGCAATCTTATATCACCTTTCAGTCTCATCTGGTTGTCCCATGACACGGGTGCAGTTGCCATGACCGCTCAAGCTGTTGCTTCGGCGCACTACCACACCAACTACCGACCTGCCTTCCGTATGGCATCCATCTCTGACCCCTATATGGTCGGACTGACCGATGACAATCGTGGTGTCCGCTTCAGGGAAAGTGGCACAGTGAAGTTTGTCCTTCAACAGTCCTTGTACTCCATGGGTCAAGCTTGTATCTCCGAGGGCTTCTACTTGCTCGCATACGTGAACCATAACGGAAGCAGCGCTGAGCTGACCCGTACGTTCAAGCCTGGTGTTCACTACAGAGACACTTCCATATCATTGTCAGCCGCCACCACAGTGGACTCTGGAGACATGCTTACCTTCGAGATCCTCGCCCCCGCACAGTGCAATGTGCGCTACTTTGGTGATGACTCTGGGATCAGCATGCTTAGTCTGGTGTGGATCCCTTCAGCCGTGTCGACTTCCTTGTCAGCCATTGTGTCCCGGAAAGGTCTCCCCTCTGGTGCAGTGCGCAACAaagccttgtttttcctccaaACAACTCGGGAAGTACCACAAGTCACACTTGCTGGAACAGGAGCACTCCATCCTCACCGAAACTTCATCTTCAGGGAGGCAGGAACAGCAAGTTTGGCTTTGGATCTGCGGCTCATCCACTCATGCAGTCTGATCAAACTCACTTTGCTCAAACAGGGTGGGACACAGGGGGCTCAGGCTACCCCCATAGCTCAACAGATCGGTGGGCACATGCCAGAAGGAAGCATATGGGGGAGTGTGGGATTGAGGGTATCCTTCCAGGTGCAAAATGGCACGACAGTTTTTGCTACTTTGGATTGCGTGCGCGGACGCATTAACCAAATTGCCTATGATGCGGGAAGCAGCATTACTATTCTCTGGACAGCTGCATGA